cacacatcgccatctagccccaaagtaagcgaagcttgtgttatgggtgctaagatagctgatttttatttttatgaatataatactcattaatacttataatatacagacaaacacctagacactaagtttatttttaagcaagatttttttttttaccacctcaatttagcccttgactgcaatctcaccttgtggtaagtgaggatgcagtctaagacggtagcgggtaACCTAttggggagtatggtagtcataccaattggtttctacgcgaccatcgcaccggaacaataaatcgcgaagctgcacgtctttgtcggtagggtggtaactagccacggccaaagcctcccaaaaGACCAGACGAgataaaattcggaaattataaattcaaaattgactTACTATTACAAGAATAGTTCAAAGCATTCCCTACAAAAAAATCATGCAAATTAGCCTACACTCTTCATTATAGTGTACAGTCGCGGAATTAAAAGGTTCGTTGATTTTCGGCGatagaaaaatagaaatgaaaggCCAAAGAGGCTTTGGAAAACCATTATATTTGGGaaccattatattatatttgggAAGACACTAGAGGTTTGGATCTATGCTCTCGTCTAGTATGTTCCATGAGAAATAGATTACAATGTGTGATTGAAGCTAAAGGTGGTTATTATATGTCATTATACATATTCGTAGTTTTCATTGACTtttgcttattattttatagtttgaatacattttgtaacattgcattGATGGAATAGGAAAAACCAGCAAAACCTTATTCGATAGAAAAcgtcatcctcatcatcaaatcatcaacccattataggccactacagagcacgggtctcctctcacaatgaggagtggttaaggccgtagaaaacgtcatatatatttaataacatttaaatatatatgacgTTTTCTACGGCCTTAAAGCAGCACTGTTTCTTGCACTTCTGTGTTGGCATAATGGACTCTAGCAGTACTAGTGCAAGCGAAAACCGACACTAAAATGACCAACCTTTTCATTTCGTGACTACAAAAAGACGAGATATTGACaaccaaatattaaaaaaaaacacatttacttttcttttaaagtatatatagtatactagctgttgcccgcgacttcgtctgcgtttgattttgtttttaaagtattcagtatcgctaagctttaaatgagtatagtagtatatatatataacatgtgactgccaattaattatagacaaataatttgaaataaaataaaattggtcgcaattttattttatttcaaattatttgtctaactaaagatctaagctatcctatctcttaagttggatcagactgctcacggtgtactaatttaattttaaatcggttaagtagtttaggagtccatcgcggacaaacatcgtgacaggagatttatatatattaagatatagttATATATCATATGTATGTTGTAGCACAAGCTTGTGCTACGAGATATATGCAGAATTAAATTGTCATTTTCATGTGATTAATAATTTCAGATTATAAATCTAGGTGGCAGTGCAAGGAGGGCTGATAGACGCGTGTCCTCTTGTGAATCGTCCACCTATGTTCGCATACTAGTGTGGGGTGCCACGATAATAGAACCAGCTCCCTGGAGTCCTGTGCTAGAGGACCATGCTAACTTACATCTTTACCAGATAAATGGGTAAGTGAGCGGGAtgcttttatattatgaaaattaagcttaatttgctatactccgcgaacagcaggagaatagcaaattaagcttattatcatcataagatattgactttacaatttaacaattattcattttaaagtcaacatctcctgaggatgctccggtttcggagcgaaacgtgcgtagagggtacattgccgaggatctgtttggtgggtagtatacggattgaagtaattacaaataacaccatacagattctcctgctgttcgcagagtatagcaaattaagcttaattttcataatatattatggatttccgcaaagtaacgcctgcttctatccaatatttatatgCTTTTAACAAGAATGTCTTGAATGGATGTCCAGTGCTTGTCTCGGAATTAAATGGACCAGACACTACAgctttggaaaaataaaatataacagtgATTGAAACATTTCAGGCAGCAAATGACATTATTAGCGTATCATCAGTTGGAGAATGAAGTACTCTTTGCCGaaatatcacacaaacatgatCACATTGTTCATGTTTTAGAGCAAATAGCTTGTCATAAGGTAAGAaatttacacgctttttattagctttatctgtatgtttgtctgttatgtttatataaaagtaaccgactcctttggacttgatttggACTTTCTTCAAACCGTCTAATTTCGGTgtaactttgtagatatattaaGGACACAGctctagtaaaataaaaaaaacaactagtaAAAAAAACTGCCAAATTAATATTTCCTTCATAAAAATCAAAACTGATCCAAAtctaaaagaaacaaaataccGTGCATATAAATGCACGTCAATTagaagtgcacatagcattgacaaaacGTCATGTTaacttaatttgaaaaaataatttagaagaAACCATGAAAATAATTACCACATTACAcattagaaaattaagtttcctatgtaattgacttatgtctttttatgggaataaatgggTCTTTAAACATAACTTTCTTCAGAAGCATGTTTTATTTCAGAATGGCGTTAATTTAATATGGCTACGATACGAAATACCAGAGGGAGAGAATAGAATTACTAAGTTATCCAGCCTCCGTGAAAATGTAACCAGAGTTTGTTTGCCTGCGCCTGCTAGAGTCGCGCGGCGGTCACCCTGTGACTCGAGACTGCTTGTGTCTTGTATTGATGCCTCAATACACGTTGTCCATCACATTACTGGGCTCACTCATTCCACTAGAGCAGGATTTGTAAGTTGAATTTATAGGAGCTGTTGTTAACAGGGCATATCGCATAGGCGGATGGCCCAGGCCATGAGGTGGATAACAAGGACTAATATAGAAAAAGTAATTGTTACCAACACCAAAAGTTTAGTAACTtaataagtacatttttaaaaataattatacaaataaatacttttttattatataggcGGGTATCACTACATAGTACtcgtataaaacaaagtcgctttcCGCTGTATATCTGTACATATATCATATGctttaatcattaaaaaatatatatatatatatatatatattaatagataaGTGTCACTCAGCAGGAAGGTTTTGAAGTATATTACATGCATAACTTAGTTGAGAAACTGATAATTTTGGAGGTTTCTAATGTGATGtcgtaaataaatacatttttttgcgcttacattgcaaacgctggctgaAACCTGCGAGATAgatcaaaataatgtactactCCTATACCTTAAAAaggtctacaaaaaagtccgcgatggtGTATCTccaaagaataaacaaaagtaataatttttacattttacaaaaaaatatacgcttttttacaatactttttaaaacaatacagtattattccttatccaattaaatacattagagACGTGCATTTCATGTGGATCCAAATTGTCATTTAcagcatattttatttattagaatatattagagcagtggcgtgcacagggtcttcgaccgtggtaggcataaagcaggtacgtggcataaaatggaaaaattcccctctaatacgagttatataaaataatttgggtaggcactGTCCACTGTCTTGgaggatattttaaataatcgtCGCACGTCGCGCCTACATCGGGTAGCAGGCGCGGCGCTACATTCAAACTCccgaaaaacaaattcaaatttcatagaCTACATACCTTGCGCTCTTGCGAAGccttaaatataattatcacATGTCAGTGAATGTCATGTCATGTCAAAAATCAAAACACGATGGCAATACGGTCTCCGATGCCAACTTCCTAACCCCAAGTAAATcttatcttttttatatagCAGGCAAAACTTATATTAGACAGACAAACGTAACGTAACAATTTTGGAAAAATTTGCAATGCCGCTTACGCTCTAAAACAATTAGTGTACGCCGTTGTGAAATCAGAAAAACCTAAAGGGCATTTCTAGTgtattgttattaagatttatatGCGTGACTTGTGATGTACGTACGAATTACAGATAGCCACAGACGTGCGATGGGCGGGCGAGTTGATAGTGGCTACAGAGGAAGCGGGCAGGCTGCAATGTTTCGACCGCGCCCTCTCTTTGTTACACCATCACACCAAATGTTTGGACCTCACTTCTTACATGCGGTAAGTTTCATAACGCGCTATTTACATTGACACTAGCCATAGCTCGTCTGCGTTCATTACGGTTTCTTGCAAAaccccgtgggaaccgtttttcccccgaaaaaaaaaagagccTCGTGTTTTcaactatatgccaaaaatctagtagTTAGGGGTCAAAGGAAGGACAACcaccgtactaatattataaatgcgataataTGTTTGTTGTCAATGATTGTATTacgacaatttattttaaacatataaagaACGACCACAATGAGCGTGATAGAAATGTTCTATATGTGAAGcctctttttttttcaacttcttTTATGTGAAAGCCGCATAAAGATGTAATTTAAGTAACGACTTAAATTACATCTTCATGCGGCTTtcacatattcaaaatttaaaatccaaaaatgttttattcatgtagaccttatcacaggcacttatgaagcgttcacacatttaacatgttactgTATTATTAACCaaattcgttaactttaaactaaagctaggagggttccaaacgacccctggtctaagaagaaagagcccacaacaaacttagccatgttttttttttattatcaccatctcacagtctagtatTGAGGTATGAAGTTAgagcacccaagcttttttatcatatatgtaatccttaatattataataggatttttctctaagcttacgttttatataaactttgaacttattgagagacatctcaaggatttcatctggtaatttgttataaaattgtatgttaAATTACCCTTAAgttaattactaattttatgcagcctagtaaactgcactacaagtttatttttacttctaatattaaaataattacattccactttctttttaaattttgtcatatttttatgtatgtacatacatatatattataagtacatatatattctaagtagcAGTATATATAAGAGAATTAACATTACAGTcagtttttatttcttatttactaAGTACTTGCGCGGAGTGCGTgattgtgtgcgtgtgtatctCACTAAACTCctaaacggctgaaccgatttgaatgaattttttggtatgcgtttgggtggcaccctggatggtttagattcacaaatcagcccgacagatggcgctggggtccgctagttatttatatatttggaaATCGGGCTATCGTTGATTATGCAAATTTTCGTCATTCTCGAAGTCGGTCCGAGTTggatttctaaaaatattaatcgttatttttttttttttcaaatttatataaatagtagtttctttttttcttaaatatagttcaacggataAATACCACAccatatttttagatatttccacccagttgcatggatcgtggtcacgacgggactgcgtaggtacgagatgtcaagttggatatCACGGGCTATATCTGACTACAGAATCTGATTAAAATCTTAAATAGtagtttgatataatatttactattcCAGGGATGCGAAACGTGTACAAATATTGGCGAGCCTCACTCTTAGAGGCGGTCCTCTTATCTTGGCCTCATTTACCGGAGGGCCCTTGACGCTGCTACGGATCACACACGCCCGACTGTTATCGGTAATGTATAGACATTTcacaaaaatagattttttcatTAATCATAGACGGACCCAATAGCATTGGCCGCCTGTGTGTTCTGAGTGCAAGATTTTTCATATATTCGATCGCTTAAAAGTAAACTATGATTTCTATGAAAGAGCGCCAACTAGGGACAATAGATGACGATCTTTCGACGCCATACAAATGATTGTTTATATGCGATCGGATAGATGGAAATTCTCGCACTCAGCACACCGATGTTAAACGGAAATCCGTTGCATATAAACAGTGGGATATTTCACAGGATATGTGAGGGCCACTCATTGCCCATCATAATAAGTGTTAAGCCCaatagcgtgcatagagggtatgcatagggtggtgataaaaattgaagaaattctctagtacgagttttgaaaaacctaaggataagcattgttagtgttataaaaagcctacccttaacgACCGAAGCCTCTTAACAGATAATTATTGTTGCAGCTCTTATTCCGATTattgattcatttatttatttactagctgttgcccgcgacttcgtctgcgtttgattttgtttattcatgtggcattaaatttagtttctgttctaaaaaaaaattcaagtattcagtatcgctaagccttaaatgatatgatgatgattggcgattaaaatattattatttgttggcCCTGCTTCAGAGTCTAAGGCCAAGGGCTCAATTCAACTGAAAGATGTTTTTTTCACTGTCTGGTTGTtcatctgtacattataagtatttatgtttaatatttctaaatatcatttatcttagtacccatatccgATATCCGAGGAGATGCCagtattttcgtaatatatttatttattattattccacttATATCTTTgaatagcggtgatagcatagtggttgggacttcggtttcactttcgcaGAGCCGTATTCGAATCCGCACCTCTAGCTATATCTACTCGTAAAATctgaagttatgtgcattttaagcaattgaaatatcacttgcttcaacggtgaaggaaaacatcgtgaggaaacccgcatgccttgaaaatgtggagtccaccaatccgcactgggccagcgtggtggactacagccttcaCATTTTGGGAGAAGACGCGTGCGCAGTAGtgggcccggtaatgggtttatataaaGACATCTTTTCAGGCTTGGATACGCTCTTGTCGTACAACTAACGCAGTGGCTCTACTTCGGGCTCTCGATTGGGAGGAGGAAGGGGCAGAATGCCTCAACGCGATAAGTGAAATTGTACGCAATGCACTTCGTAAAGGTGCTTTAGGGGAGAGCGGGGAAGTGGTGCAGATGGCACTGGGCGCGTATTTAGCGCCGAGTGTGCCTCTACCTGCAATGGCCACCAAATACGCGCCAGCTGTACATGACTTGGCCAGGAAGTTCTTCCACCATTTGCTAAGGTAACTGTTTAGTACGCCATAAATCACGCCATATAAACGCCCGATGTTTGAAATCAGTCTATTCCCAATTCTTCAAATGGTCGATTCGGTCGAAATAAAGGtcgattaaatttattagttatatCCTTATTTTAAGCCGCGAAAGCCCagcggttaggacttcgacccTCGGTTTGTACTGGTCATCACCCCATATGCACCTTTTATGATTTTTTGGAGTTtcgtgcgtttttaatgtaaggaaaacatcgtcaggaaatcGGCATGCCTAAGagctctccataacgttctgaaAGGAATGTacagtctactaatccgcactaggccagcgtggtgcaaaTCTTTTTGACTCTGACACGTGAACtgaagtgggctggtaattgggttgatgatgatgaaggcaATAATAATCCTTATCTACAGAGAAGAGTAGGTAAAGGATAatactactaaattaaatatgtcATCTGAAGTTATTGGATTGGATTGATTTTTACTTTCGGGTAAAAGACGGCAACAATGTGTCTTTTTATCAGCCGTCACTTCCTCTGAATTGTAGCCCTTATACACTTTTTTACACGAATATATTTTCCCCAATTTAATCCATCTCTTCTTTGGTCTTCCTCTACTGCTTTTTCCtttcacattaatatttatgCAGTATTTGTAATAACAATAAGTATATGAGTAACTCGACTAAGCTGCAGGACAGGTCAACATGGCTGCGTTGTGAAAAGTGCAGATTGTCCTTTCTGCCCATGTGCAGTAGAATGGCCCAACTTGCGCTCCgttactctcaatgagtatacaaagaaaaGTACTGCTTACTACAGTGTACTATTCTTATGTTCTTTTTCAATAATACCATACTTTCATACATATTTTCTATTCACAATAGGGTTCCGGCGAcatatactttgttttttttaataccagaCGCGGTCGTATCGAAAAGGCGCTCAGTCTAGCGGTAGATTTGGCGGCATGGGATCTGTTTGTTGACGCGAGGTGGGCTGCCAAAAAACACAACCTGCCACATCTCGTCGAAGAGGCAAGCACTTGCGCGGCACATTATGCAAGGCTTGACGGACCTGGTGAGCAAACCCTGTTTTATCGTAGGGAAATCCTCACGGATACCTCTCGCCTCGGAGAGGCGGAGATGTAACGTCGGACTTCTACCGATtgaaaccccacggtgttcctaaCCACAAAGCACTACCTGGTTTCGGGAACACTTCCAAACACAGCCGCAACTGGTAAGCAAGCACAAGCGACGATGACCGTAAATAGAGAAAATGTTACTATATCTAGGAAAATGAATGATATCAAATAAAGCAAATCCCTCTGACTTATCACTTCATACAATTTGAAACACCTTCAGTGTATAGACACaatatttattcttaatttttaatgtttaatgtttttttattactgtgcTTTTTGGATTTTAccacaataaagaaaaaaaatctcgaTTTTGATGGTTTCACTGTTTCATAAAATGGTTAAGTTGAACCCAtttcttatttgtttatttatttgtacaccaatacacagttaggaaaataaaggacgaatagagtgAAACACAaggactggagtagaatacaagagaTAAGCGagctctgccaggcaaccttaggattaggctAGGATTTCTTGATGTGATTAAGTTTCCAGAGAGAGATGAATCAACTTACTGCAATATTATACTCCTTACCTTTTAACCCATTTTTAAAGAGTTTCTAAATCACGATTACTGTTATATACGCTAGtttggttttgatttttttattattttaattttttttccagatTCCGAATGCTCCGAGTCTTGTTCACAATGCAGTTCGCATTCATACTCCGGTTCGGAAGACGAATCGAGTTCGTCCCCCAAACCGATAAAAAGTAACCCCCCACCTCTCCCTCGAGTCCCTATGCCTCCCCATCCGTCTATTCTCACCGTGCCGATAACCCAAAATGAACCGTACACAACAAACAGTATCAGACCAAACCTG
The genomic region above belongs to Pararge aegeria chromosome 11, ilParAegt1.1, whole genome shotgun sequence and contains:
- the LOC120627572 gene encoding WD repeat-containing and planar cell polarity effector protein fritz, which encodes MFSYDVKFITSDDSICLKNTEFKSLKYETKKKVDESIHDHGKRSFCERRGGLWWSTRPRQLRQLESKLRERNIVYSEWTTDSLCTLVFSSGVIAYITVKCNTLDMTHILFDRYCVGKLNGQMVTGVVLCKSLLLFTHTDKTGTLITFGKNIDNSLPIQISDRDPHLQIINLGGSARRADRRVSSCESSTYVRILVWGATIIEPAPWSPVLEDHANLHLYQINGQQMTLLAYHQLENEVLFAEISHKHDHIVHVLEQIACHKNGVNLIWLRYEIPEGENRITKLSSLRENVTRVCLPAPARVARRSPCDSRLLVSCIDASIHVVHHITGLTHSTRAGFIATDVRWAGELIVATEEAGRLQCFDRALSLLHHHTKCLDLTSYMRDAKRVQILASLTLRGGPLILASFTGGPLTLLRITHARLLSAWIRSCRTTNAVALLRALDWEEEGAECLNAISEIVRNALRKGALGESGEVVQMALGAYLAPSVPLPAMATKYAPAVHDLARKFFHHLLRRGRIEKALSLAVDLAAWDLFVDARWAAKKHNLPHLVEEASTCAAHYARLDGPDSECSESCSQCSSHSYSGSEDESSSSPKPIKSNPPPLPRVPMPPHPSILTVPITQNEPYTTNSIRPNLHQYLERDTTIWAKDIPLRDDTCIRSMYKRDIKPINTVPNVRWNSMDNVLNCQRPPINSVNYEYTKATQSVLDILPRNQDDRIASHFKHLFQTELKEESNDRYIANISNNSNFNGRYPQDKYWTGVKPEKNKVKFSDTVKIAVVSESLSPNPAHELAASLPLCPPHKYLTAFAPLPPPQAPATPATHPPDSAAQKVPKIKVVHFGMV